Proteins encoded by one window of Nitrospirota bacterium:
- a CDS encoding NlpC/P60 family protein: MHWRALLIPALALFLLAGCGGTGTRHDLPLREGTPAPAALVRDGSPRDAHTVEALLEQYREWKGVPYRYGGLSKAGVDCSGFIYITLRKVFGLSAPRTTRELLRYGQPVQRAQLAAGDLVFFRTRHKVRHVGIYLGDGAFIHASTSSGVMLSRLDEPYWNRAFWLARRLPGVTVGEVSP; the protein is encoded by the coding sequence ATGCACTGGCGTGCCTTGCTCATACCGGCCCTGGCCCTTTTTCTTCTTGCCGGCTGCGGCGGGACCGGCACCCGGCATGACCTCCCTCTCCGGGAGGGGACACCCGCGCCCGCCGCCCTGGTCAGAGACGGCTCGCCCCGTGATGCACACACCGTGGAGGCGCTGCTTGAGCAGTACAGGGAATGGAAGGGCGTGCCGTACAGGTACGGCGGGCTCAGCAAGGCGGGAGTGGACTGCTCCGGGTTCATCTACATCACCTTGAGAAAGGTCTTCGGCCTCTCCGCGCCGCGGACAACCAGGGAATTGCTCCGCTACGGGCAGCCCGTCCAGAGGGCCCAGCTCGCGGCCGGGGACCTGGTCTTCTTCAGGACAAGGCACAAGGTGCGGCACGTGGGCATTTACCTCGGGGACGGCGCCTTCATCCACGCCTCCACGAGCAGCGGGGTCATGCTGTCGAGGCTTGACGAACCTTACTGGAACCGCGCCTTCTGGCTGGCGCGGCGGCTGCCTGGCGTGACGGTCGGAGAAGTCTCTCCCTGA